ATCGTAACCAGGGGCTCCAAGCCGCCAGCCTCCCTAACCAAATCCCTGGTATTTCCATCGAAGGCACACTTGTATATCGCTGTACTGCCCTCCATCTTTAGTTCGGTGTTCTCGGAACTCAAATGGGTCACAATGTCGGGAATCATGCCTTCGGTGGTGATGGCCAGTTGGAATTTCGGCTCCGAGGAGCATTTGCGAACGGTGCCCATTATGGGGATGACCACATCGATGTGGCAGGACTTCAGAAGCTGAGCCATTAAAGGAACGATTCCGCTCTTGCGCATCTGCTCCATGTTGTGCTTGGAATCGGCCAGGGTGAAAAGGGCTCGGGCTCCAGCTCGTGTCATATCCAGCGATTCTAGATCATCGGCACTCAGTGTGTCACGAGGGGTCTTTAAAATGCTGTAACGGTTTCAGGTATTTCTTATGGATTGCTCTCTGAATTTAGcttgaaaatttatctttgaaaatatgttttttaaaactattttgttaattaaatattgaatattttttttgtttcaaaactatagtttgatcattttttatatttcgtaCCATGAAATGCTGAAACATGTTCAGGTAATTCTGACGAATTTGTTTCTGAATttatcttgaaaatatatctttgaaaatatgtttttaaaactttttgttaattaaatattgaaatatttttttttggttttaaaacagcggtcggcacacacatacgttgacattttgttttatatttgtgtgagtaatttgcactgggcagctcatcgatgtgtgtgtgcagaccgctgttctacgttatacatgtgcgagcagcgcggcggcagaacaaaaccctatgctcacttaatagggcgctgccgaccgctgttttaaaactatgatcattttttatatttcataccATTAAATGCTTTCATGATGGATTGCTTTCTGAATTTATCTttgaaaatatgattttaacacattttttaaaataaatattgaaatattttttggttttaaaactagtttgatcattttttatatttcataccATGTTTAAAAATCGCCATGAGCACACAAAAACCTGTTAAAAAACCTCTTCTAGGTATTAGGTAACTCACCTCAATTTAATATCGATGAGATCCACCAGCTTGGGGATTCCCCCGCAGGTGCGCACATACTTCCTCGCCAGTCGCACTTTGCACACATTCGCCAGTGTTTCGGCTGCCATTGTCTTTAGATCCTTCATCGAGGAGTTCAAAATGTCCACTATCAGCGGAATGCCATCCAAGTCCACGATGGTCTTCCTTATATCGATGTTCAGTGTGATATCCGAGAGAACTGTGAGGGCACCCAAACAGCACTTGGTGTCGCTGCACTCCAGAATATTTACCAGGACATCGAGCCCCCCGATGTCCGAGATGGCGAACTGATTGATCTGGGTACTCAGATCGTAGTCCTTTAAGCAGCACAACGATACTATAGTGGCTGTCTGATTGCCCGCCTTGATGTACTTGACCAGTTTCTGGATATTATAATAGTCGGCCGGAATTTCAGAGGCCCGTGCCACTTCCTTCCAGCGGTCCTCCTCATCCGTGTCCGACTCCACCTCCGTGGTATCCGAATCCTCGGCGATCACCTGCCGCTTGTCCTTGGAGAACCGATTCGGACAGGATCCGCACTGTTCCCGAATTTTTCGGCCCCGCTGATGAGAAGTCCCGCTACTGGTGACAATCATCTTCTTTTGTGGTGGATTCCTTGTGGGATTTCTCAAATATCTATCGGTATGCCGGGTTCTTTGTCCTATGTATGGgaatttattgtgtttttttgaGTGAGAGAATTTTTGGGCTAGGCAATTGATTTAACACGGCATGTTGCTAAGGTAACCaagtgaaatttaaaaaatgcccCCGATAAAGATAAAGATATCGATAAGTCATAAAAGGTTATAATTGTTGGAAACAAAATAactatactttatttattccaaCTCTTGTGGTTCAATATAATCCTATACAtaatatatttgaataaaatgttgaaaataaaGTACATTTTCATAAATGGATTACCAGATAACAAATGAAGCGGTCTTGGGCTGGCGAGctttacatatataaaatcttttttccAAACACTTTTCATCATTCAAGACGTTGTAACTATTTCCAGCTCTTCCTTTTCCTAACTCTACGCAACGTTCATTTCCACCCAGATTATTTGGTTCTCCTTCAAGCcaaatgtttaatattattgGTAAGCCATTTGTGAACCACTTATGTTTTCCGGGATCCGCTAGGTCACTGCCAGAGGTCCAATATAAATGATCTATTTTGTTGtctaatatatattgattaaTCAAATTCCATTCCTCAATATACTCAAACGATATTAGATCTGCGTCCATTTGCCGACACGACTCGAAGGCATCAAACCAGTTTTTTTCACCAACGGTATCGAAGTAATAATAACCATTGCCAATCTTTACAAAGGGGGTGGTGTTTACATTTTGATTGACTTGGATGCCTATTAAAAGTgtcaattcatttaaaaagagttttttttataaattaaatattaccaTCATCAATGCTTGGAATAATTCGATAGGCACCAGCCAGAGAACACAGTCCCAGTACTGTTAAAAATACACAGATTTTAAGAAACATTTCGGATTTACTGCTTGATAATCTCTGAATTTTTGTCTTTTATACCTGTGCGAAGAAATCATTTGTGTACTTTTCTCATTAATATGGGTGCAtaattttagtaaatattGTTCTTTGGTCGAAAACGCACCATTGTTTATTGATGTGgaacaaataataaatccccatcagaattattatttttgatctGCTAATAAGTAAAGCAAAGAtgctttttttcttaaataacaaatttactggttaattatttttaaatttaatatttggttgCAACCATAGCTAGTACACCAACCAATTCAAGCGGTGTTGGCAACTCGAAAAACTATCGCCGAAAGTGTAGAAACATCGATAGCATTGAACTGAAATCGATTTTAGTTCCAGCCCTGGTCgagttgtttgttttttattttcaattaaaatccgCGATCATaagaagcagcagctgcaTTGTTTGTTTACCTGCTGTCGTAATATCAGCCAACTAATTCTGCGcgtgggaaatgggaaatgcgaGTGGCAAGCGGGAGACGGATAATCTCTACACGTCGGAGGAGCTTCGCATGCTGGAATCGGCGTACAAAAACGCTTCAGGTGGAGCCCTTGAGAAGATGACCCAAGACAGGCTGGTGGTAAGTGGGAATTCCAGTGCCACGTGTGTGGTGTGAGTGCGAAAATCAATGGCCAACTGCAGGCTGCAATGGCGCGGGGTCAGGGTCACAAGTTCAAGGACGCGCGGCGTGAACTTCcttcaacaacaaaataaaatatcaggGCCCTTGAGTTCATGACAAACGGCCATCCACTGCTGCGATTGTCACCCTATGAAAgggtatttttccaaaaacattcaagatttcaaaaaaaatttcaaaactgcccatttttgtttttaaatttgttattgaaaatttttaaaattttttaatttcaaatttaatttttaatttatcctaaaattttaacttataacggtttaaaatttgacacaCTTCTTTgaaaaaagattattttcGATGTAAGTTTCAGGACTCccattttgaatatttttgtagcaacagaatttttttttgtgcatgtgaaattttgaaaatgtgtatttttacGCAATGAAAAGTATAAAAACTTTCTCCACTACTTAAAAATAAGATCTTGACCTCAAAAACTGCAAAGTACAACTTTATAAATAGAAGTCATAAAAGGTTAATAACCCCAAAATCTAATAAAGTGTTAAATAACAGTAATACAATTACTTTATAACAAGAAAATGCATATAGGTATTATCTAGGGTATTAACCCACTAAGTTTACTCAACTTTATCGCACACAATTTATAATCTAAAAAACGCTTGTGATATAACTTTTCCCGATGCCGGTTCAAGGCCCCCAGATTTCTCAgtcgttttatttttaccacAACAGATGACGGAAATGCAACcattcaaaaattgtttgtttgtaaCCAGATGATTCCTTTAAATGTTGATTATTTGATCTATTTATAGTCCAAGTGTGATTAACACCACATTCGCTAGGGTATACCGAAATTCGATATCTATGTATAACAACGGAGGTGTTATCAGTTATGAATTGATAATTCCTGGGTCTCTGCAAACGGATCGacaatttgtctaatttgtTTGCAGTCGCATTTCGTTGTTTGTCTTTTGCTTTGTTGAATTTGCTTGCTAACGAATTAGTCGTGATTCCGATGACTGGGGTCGTCAATTAGGGCCAGcccaattgaattaaaaataagcaaTATGCTTAACCCGTTTGCGGCATACATTATGGTCCCGCATtcacataaatttaataatcatTGCTCAGAACAGAAACGTTTTTCAGTATGAAGTAATAGCGGGATttctaaaatacaaaaattttaactattaaatttgattatattAATACAATCTTGCAAGCGACCCATGTTGAATGAAAACCCACTCAAAAATATAAGCATAAATAGCTTTTTGTTTGCGAGCGGTTCTTAATGGGTTAATCTGTGTCAGCGCTTCCCAGACCTTCGTTCCCTGCAAGAATTTGCTGACAGCAGCGGGAAAATTATGTTTACGTATCCGGTgctcattttgtttatatcttttgttttgttttgaaaacaGGAAACTTGGTCGCAAACCATTGAACGTTCGCTGGCCGAAAGTACGGCTCAGTATCTGTTTACACCGACGAAGCCTGGTCAGCAATGTGTCAACATACAGCTAAGGAAATTCGGCGAGCCCTACTATATAATGGAGCGGGGAAGTATGGACCAGAAGATCCAAATGCTACTGGGCTCGATGGAAAGAAGTGGAAATGACACCTTCAACAGCAAGCAATTGGAGCAAGTGAGTCTATAAATAAACGAATGTTTGTGGGATTTAAGTAAACATTATCAAACATcggtaaaatattattataattcgaTGCTATCGAATCGGGTCTCGCTTTGATCTTAATATTATACTTTTGtcaacattttgtttatttattataccctgtttaatatttttctgtatttttaatataaccgaatcaatttaatttttatttagtacATCTACTCGGTGATCAAGAGTTACGTGCATTTGGAGAGCACTGCCAAGAACTCGAGCATCAAGGAGTGGCAGGATCTGGGCTTCAATACCACAGAGCGTTCCGCGGCCACCTTTGCCAAGGGCCTGATGCGAAATCTGGGCAAGGAGCTGGAGCACACAATGCCCACTGAGGCCCTGGAACGTTGGTTGCACGTCACTCCGCAGTTTCTGCAGATCTGGCGCGAGGTCTTCAGTCAGCTGTATTGTCGTCATGGTGGCAGCAAACGCAACTTAATCAAGGAAATGGAAATTCCCATTCTACCAGAACTGTGTGGTAAGCAAATTGCAATTCAACTTTTTTGATCTTCAAAAGATTAATAAGTTAAATGAGCAAGTAACATGAAAAATCTGCTACTAGAAATAAATGAATGCTCTCATTTTCAGATGCTCCTCAAAACAGTCATTATCGCCCAATCATCGAACTGCCGCACGTCCTTTATATCAATGCTCAATTACCCCGCGAGCATCGCCACAAGTGGCGTTTTCTCTTCTCATCGAAGATCAACGGCGAAAGCTTCTCAACGATGCTGGGAAAAGTCCTGGACAAGGGACCCACGTTGTTTTTCATCGAGGACGAGGATCAATACATATTTGGTGGCTATGCGTCCGAAACGTGGTCAGTGAAACCCCAATTCGGGGGCGATGACAACTCCTTGCTCTACACCTTAAGCCCTGCCATGCGGTGCTTCTCGGCAACAACTTATAACGATCACTATCagtatttgaatttgaatcaGCAGACTATGCCGAATGGCCTGGTGAGTAATGTTTATAAGTAATTGATTGATGGCTCTGCTAATTGTTTATATCTCGTGCATAGGGTATGGGCGGACAGTTCGATTTCTGGGGCCTGTGGATTGACTGCAGTTTTGGCGATGGACAGAGCGTTGAAAGCTGCACCACATATCGAGATTATGTGCAATTAAGGTGAGTACATTTCCATTAATATTTTGTGATCAGAAAATgtttcataatttaaattaacacaAAATatgttataatttatattgatCTTTCCACAGTAAACGCAAGCAATTCAAAATACGAAACATGGAAGTTTGGGCCGTGGGAGATTTACCCATAAAAGAAGGAGATGAAGAAGGCGAGGGTCAGCAGGTATGTTTAGTTTTAACactattttgataataaataaCTATATTACCTGAAACCCTCAGAAACGTTCGGTGCTGGATAGCAATCTCGAAGATCGCGCTATGTTGGAAATTTCTGGCAAGAAAATGCACTCGGATGGTTTACGCGAACCCGGAATGGATGATTGATATTATATGAAACTATTAAGAGGAAATGCTTGGTTTTATCATGTTCGAGAATTTATGAATCCATGCCCGTTTTGGGTGTGCAgttaataattcaattatatttcCTTTAGCCTTATTGCAATCCCTatcaaacacaaaaaagaaagTCCTGCGAACAAAAGAGTATTTGTTCAATCCATTCCTATAAACGTTTTTGTTTAGCTAttaatgtttatatatatacaatgtaTAATGGATATAGTTTATGTAATACTGAGAGTATTGTTGTTGCGTTTTAGATCTTAAAGTGTGAAaatgaaatcatttaaatgGTGTAACAAACAAGCAAGCATAATAAGCAATGTTAAATCGTcgaattttcccattttctatCCTACgtcaataaaatgcaaaatatttgctgaattctaatttatttccaagttttttaactataacATTGTGACAAAGAATTTTATCTGTAATGGAGTGATCACagtggatttttttaaggaatattaaaaccaaatgTAAAATTCTTTTATGAATTAACTCAATGTAAATTGTTATGAAGAAGAAAACTTCAGTTATTAAAGTAGGTTTTTCgttattttggaattttaggTGGGTTTTATCTCAATTGTATTATTATCGTTTAAAACGCACGG
The genomic region above belongs to Drosophila takahashii strain IR98-3 E-12201 chromosome 2L, DtakHiC1v2, whole genome shotgun sequence and contains:
- the gudu gene encoding armadillo repeat-containing protein gudu, which encodes MIVTSSGTSHQRGRKIREQCGSCPNRFSKDKRQVIAEDSDTTEVESDTDEEDRWKEVARASEIPADYYNIQKLVKYIKAGNQTATIVSLCCLKDYDLSTQINQFAISDIGGLDVLVNILECSDTKCCLGALTVLSDITLNIDIRKTIVDLDGIPLIVDILNSSMKDLKTMAAETLANVCKVRLARKYVRTCGGIPKLVDLIDIKLSILKTPRDTLSADDLESLDMTRAGARALFTLADSKHNMEQMRKSGIVPLMAQLLKSCHIDVVIPIMGTVRKCSSEPKFQLAITTEGMIPDIVTHLSSENTELKMEGSTAIYKCAFDGNTRDLVREAGGLEPLVTIIKDKNLRDNKPLLRGATGAIWMCAVTDANVKVLDQLRTVNHLVALLNDECDEVLTNVTGALSECVRFQSNREQLRQAGGLPAMVSLLNSSHAPLLENLAKGLKECAEDPESMRILEDLDAVRLIWSLLKNTSTRVQAHAAYAICPCVRNANDSAELVRSLVGAMELVVGLLKSKDIMVLSAVCAAIATIAQDQTNLAILTDLRVIYKLADLVQTTDDLLRMNLAAAVAACACFGNNTEELGRLRTVTPIVTYMTSDNPLVHRSTAMALEKLSMDPQNCITMHQSGVVPFLLECIGSTNKELQLAAAGCLRNIRELALRAEEYLLKIDDD
- the LOC108062475 gene encoding MTOR-associated protein MEAK7 isoform X2, with amino-acid sequence MGNASGKRETDNLYTSEELRMLESAYKNASGGALEKMTQDRLVETWSQTIERSLAESTAQYLFTPTKPGQQCVNIQLRKFGEPYYIMERGSMDQKIQMLLGSMERSGNDTFNSKQLEQYIYSVIKSYVHLESTAKNSSIKEWQDLGFNTTERSAATFAKGLMRNLGKELEHTMPTEALERWLHVTPQFLQIWREVFSQLYCRHGGSKRNLIKEMEIPILPELCDAPQNSHYRPIIELPHVLYINAQLPREHRHKWRFLFSSKINGESFSTMLGKVLDKGPTLFFIEDEDQYIFGGYASETWSVKPQFGGDDNSLLYTLSPAMRCFSATTYNDHYQYLNLNQQTMPNGLGMGGQFDFWGLWIDCSFGDGQSVESCTTYRDYVQLSKRKQFKIRNMEVWAVGDLPIKEGDEEGEGQKRSVLDSNLEDRAMLEISGKKMHSDGLREPGMDD
- the LOC108062475 gene encoding MTOR-associated protein MEAK7 isoform X1: MGNASGKRETDNLYTSEELRMLESAYKNASGGALEKMTQDRLVETWSQTIERSLAESTAQYLFTPTKPGQQCVNIQLRKFGEPYYIMERGSMDQKIQMLLGSMERSGNDTFNSKQLEQYIYSVIKSYVHLESTAKNSSIKEWQDLGFNTTERSAATFAKGLMRNLGKELEHTMPTEALERWLHVTPQFLQIWREVFSQLYCRHGGSKRNLIKEMEIPILPELCDAPQNSHYRPIIELPHVLYINAQLPREHRHKWRFLFSSKINGESFSTMLGKVLDKGPTLFFIEDEDQYIFGGYASETWSVKPQFGGDDNSLLYTLSPAMRCFSATTYNDHYQYLNLNQQTMPNGLGMGGQFDFWGLWIDCSFGDGQSVESCTTYRDYVQLSKRKQFKIRNMEVWAVGDLPIKEGDEEGEGQQKRSVLDSNLEDRAMLEISGKKMHSDGLREPGMDD